Below is a genomic region from Actinomycetota bacterium.
ACCCGAGCTTCCCGGCGACGGTCACCTTCAAGCCGGCCGACACCCAGGGCGACGGCAGCCAGGCTCCGCCTGTCGCGCAGACCGTGGTGACCGACCCCAACACGGTGGCCGTGGTGGGACCGGCGTTCTCGGGCGAGACCCGGGCGGTCGGTGACACCTACAACCAGGCCCAGATCCCGTTCATCACCCAGTCGGCGACGGCTGTTGACCTGGCCCAGAACGGGTGGGACTACTGGTACCGCACGGTCGGCAACGACGACGTGCAGGGCGGCAACGACGGCAAGTTCGAGGCCCAGATCATCAAGTCGAAGAAGTTGTTCATCTCGAACGACACGTCGGACTACGGCCAGCCGCTGTCGCTGACCGTGAAGAAGCTGGCCCAGCAGGGCGGCGTGCAGATCGTCGGCACCGAGGGCGTCGCCGCCACCGACGACTACTCGGCCTTCATCAGCGACGTGAAGGCGTCGGGGGCCGACTCGCTGTTCTACGGCGGGTACGACGCCGACTTCGCCAAGATCGTGAAGCAGGCAAAGGCCGCCGGCCTGAACATCAACTTCATGTCGGGTGACGGCTCGGTCTCGTCCACGTTCCTCAGCTCCGCGGGATCAGCGGCCGAGGGCACGTACCTGAGCATCCCGGCCAACCTGGGCGGCGACTTCGTCCAGAAGTACGACCAGGAGTACGGGAGCAAGGCGTCCGTGGTCCCGGTGTACGCCGCCGAGGGATACGACGTGGCCGGGCTGATCTGCGCGGGCATCTCGGACGCGGTGTCCAAGGGGGCCACCGACCCGGCGTCCGTCCGGGCCGGCATCAAGACCTACCTGGACAGCCTGACCACGTCCAGCCCGTACGTGGGAGTGGCCAAGGCGATTGCGTTCGACCCGTCCACGCACGAGATCGCTGCGACGGACATCAACGCGCTGCTGTACTTCTACCAGGTCAAGGGCGGCAAGTTGGCACCGCTCGGGAACGCGTCAACGGTTCTCGGGGCCTAGCTCCACCGCAGTTCAGGATGTGAGGAAGGGCAGACGGAGCGTCTGCCCTTCCTCTATCCTTCGGCCGGCACGGGGTCACGGGGGAGCGGGTGGACTGTCTCCACAGCATCTACCACCAGTTCTGGGACCAGACGAGGAACGGCCTCACCCTGGGGGCGATCTACGCAATGATCGCCCTCGGCTACACGATGGTCTACGGAGTGCTCCAGCTCATCAACTTCGCGCACTCCGAGGTCTTCATGGTCTCCACCGTTGTCACCCTGTACGCGTTCCGGAACTGGTTCGGCATCACCCATCCCCTGGGA
It encodes:
- a CDS encoding branched-chain amino acid ABC transporter substrate-binding protein; the protein is MRSRKNVLRVLAVVAVLMLVATACKKKSTTTPAGTSGSSGPATKIAVTVYGQGAWTGPYNYLVIPSEQGAQLHFKECNADPSFPATVTFKPADTQGDGSQAPPVAQTVVTDPNTVAVVGPAFSGETRAVGDTYNQAQIPFITQSATAVDLAQNGWDYWYRTVGNDDVQGGNDGKFEAQIIKSKKLFISNDTSDYGQPLSLTVKKLAQQGGVQIVGTEGVAATDDYSAFISDVKASGADSLFYGGYDADFAKIVKQAKAAGLNINFMSGDGSVSSTFLSSAGSAAEGTYLSIPANLGGDFVQKYDQEYGSKASVVPVYAAEGYDVAGLICAGISDAVSKGATDPASVRAGIKTYLDSLTTSSPYVGVAKAIAFDPSTHEIAATDINALLYFYQVKGGKLAPLGNASTVLGA